GTTATTCAGTTCCACTGTGGCAGGAGGAGGACTGAGATGACCCCACAGAGCCCTAGGATTTCTCAAGCCCTATAGGAAAAGGTCATCCTAAAATCTTACAGGATTCCTGCCATTCAGGCTCATTCTCATCCGATTTCTGCAGTGTCCTCTGGCTCTCCAAGCTGGGGTGGCTCTGTGGTATTGCCTCCTGGTGGACTGTGGTCTCTTCTCCTGAATTTCTCCTCTGTGCTTCCTTCACCTGTGAAAGAAACAGTACGTTCAGCTTTGTCCCAGCCTAATTTTAATCCTGCTTTTTAGCTAGCCTTGAAATACTGGGAACTCCATTCTTTATCGTGAATCCCTCTGATTTCAACAACATGTTGAAATGTCTTTACTGCGGGTGACAACAGAGGAAGTAAGGGAAAACAGTCTACCAGAAATCATCAGGGCCATCTCCTTGTGCTTCTCCCCAGTTTGCCAGCCTGGCCTGCTTTGTGTCATCTTCAAATCGTCACACTGTACATGAGGAACGTGGCAGTGCTGGATAAAACTGGTCCAAGAGGAAGGATGTTCTTGGGTCAGATGAGGCTCTGAGGCTGACTGGGGCTTTAGGATAAAGTCTGGGTCCTACTCAATGTGTTAGGAGCATCCTAGGTTGCCACTTACCTGTTGGAAGCCATGTTTCCTCACATGGCAGTCTGCCAGCATCTGGTGAACATCTCTGGTTTCCTTCTGGGCAGAGGAAAAGAGCAGTAAGAAATAAATGTGGTGTTAGGaccattgctttttttttggagCAATAGGTGTTTAGTGCAGAAGCAGAGATGTGACACTTATGTTAACAAATTTTGCCAGCCTTCTCTGACAAACATTGGCTTTTTTCATTGTATTAGGCCTAATATAACacaggaggagagctcaggggTGTCAGGATTGTCATAAGCACACCTAGATTTGCTAAGCGATGCTCCCAAGTGCTCCCAAGGAGcagtcccttccctccctccctccctccctctaaAGCAAGTTCTAGCAGAACCTGCTGTCCACAGCTTTACCTGCATGTGCTTATGTGTTGCTGTGGATAGAATGCTGCAAACCCCCTCTTGTCAAACTGACCCAACTAGCTACGTATCTTGTGTTCATGCTTCCCTGCAAACCAGTCTAGCTACCCTGGCAGCAGCTGCTAGCTGAGACCTGCCTTTAAAGACCAACAGTTAGACCTGTCTTTGAGCAAACACCCACCCACCTCCTTGTTGGACCCAGCTTGCCTCCCACGGCACAGTGAGTAATGAGTTAACTGTACTACACCGCTTGCCAAGGACACGCTTTATCTCCATCACCTACTTGGCTAATATTTAATATGAACATGGCTTTCCGATTTCCCTCTCCTTGACAAGAAACTAGGAACTTCAAAAGTGCAAAAGTGTGTGAAGCCGTTTGTTTTCTTAGGTCAGTCCCCATTCCCTGCAGCAGACAAAGCACAATGCCCAGATAGTGAAATAGGAACTAAATCTTGGAGAAAGCACTTTAATGAGGGAAGTGAGAAAAGGTCTCTCTCCAGGCCTAGAAAATGCAACAGGTGTCTTTGGTCCGGATCCCTCCTTCTCATAGCAAAAGCCCCAGAAACCTGGGAAAAATTACTAACAATATAATGACAGAAAACAATAGTAAAGTTTATAACCTCCCCTTTATTTCTATGTACAAGACTTTGAAAggagtttagatttttttttggtggtggtgggatttttggttgggggatttttttgcctttttttttttttttgtttgctgtgacTAATAGcttcctttgaaatgaaaaaaaaatctcccacaTAGTTGCTCAACCTCAGCAAACAGTGCTAAGAAAAATCCTGTGTGACTCAGAGGTTTTTGATAAAGGAGACAGCCACTCCAAATTCCCTTCAGTATTTTGGTAGCAGGAGGAGAGCTGCTTTGCCAAAACCCAGCCTTCAGTAATCGTGCTTTTTATACTGAAATACAGAGTAGctgtataataaaaaaaaattcactcaTACAAGTTAACAGCAAAAGGCTGAATGAAAACTCTGCTGAATGAAATTGGACTTCTCCCATTAAATTGGCAGGGTGTTCTGTTCCTTCTGTTCAACTTTGGTTGCATGGGTAGTTAATTTAACTCATCTTTTTCTCAATTCTCTGCAAATGGATTTTTGTAGCCAGTTAAAAACTAGAAATGTATTgctggagaaaaatatttctgtaatgaaaCACCACAGCAAAACAGACACTGTAGCTGCTGCATTTGGAGTTGTCCTATGCTGCCAAGGTCATAAGTTATTTTCTAACtattttagaagacaaaaaaaaaaaaaaaaagaacttaaaatatGCATGTCAGAGGATGCTGGTAAAATTATCTTCATCTGTAGATGATTTGTCTGAGGGCCATGACCTTGCTTGTACAGATCCTGGGATAGCCTCCCTGGTCTTGCCCCAAAAGTCATCCAAACCAGccacagagcaggaggaaaagtaCTGTGACCCTTGTTTTACTCACAGAGAATGGAAGCAAAGTAATTCAGAGTAATTTATCCATTGGTACAGAGCAGATCTATCCCAGCTGAGAATAGCACTGGGACCTCCTGAGTCCTAAGGAAGGATGTAACAACACGGCTTCTCTGACTACAGAAGAAAAGCCTGAACAGTTAgctggcttttttcctccttcaaattTCTATTTACAGCAACCAAGACTTGCTGCACTTCCTAGATCTCAAAGGATGCGTTTCTGATAGTTAcggagaaaagggggaaaactACCTTTGCGAGCTCCTGGCTTTTCCCTGTTGTAGCAGCGGCAGTTTTTCTCCcaccttccttcttttcctccacagtgctttttttattcctgtaaagATCTGTCTCACCCAGGACTCCTGGTTGTGGATGTAGAGACCATGTTACAGAAGAGTCAGTCTCTCTGAAATGCAAGAGAGAGAGGACTTAGGAACATGAGGGACTCACTTTCTGCTCTCTGAGCATCTTGAAAAGAAGTTGCACATGAGCAGAGCAGTGCTGCGATGAAGAGACGTGTGTACAGGCAGCTATCATATCTCCAAATCAGGTAGGTGGAATAATTAAATTAATGACTCGTGGTGAGTAACTGTTGTCCTGCTGCACACCTGTCAGTGAATCAGTGCAATCCAAACTCACCACCTGCTGCAGTTAGCATTTCCTGTGGTCTGCAGAGACTACCACACAGGAGCCATATTATGGGAGGCCCAGAGAGCCAGGACAAACCTCAGGCTGGAGCTGGTCTCTGCCACCATTGTGTGTACTTGCAGAAAGTCAACCTTTGCTGGCACCTTTTGCCTGCAAGTTGAGCGTGACAGTGGTAACCACAGCCCCTACAGAGAAGACTCCAGCCTCTGGGTGCCTAGGAATGCCTTCTCCTTCGTGTCTGCCCACCGAGTTCTCCATCTGAAGGGTGCTTACCTGCCCTCCTTGCCTTGTTCTCTCGCTAACCGCTTTGCCCTTTGTGCCTGGATCTCCTCACAGATCGCTGCGTACGATTTATCTGAAGGATGCTCGCCCATCACCCAGACCCAGACATCGTTGTCAGCACCGAGCTTCCATGTCACTGACTTCCCGTTGGCTGGAAAAGAAGCAGATCTTTGGCAAATGCTGTTTGATTGGCAGCTCCATGCAGAGCCTGTGTCCTACTGCTGTGCCCTCCTGGCTGCTGCGGATGGCAGAGCCTCTCCTAAAAGCAGCTGTACATGGGGAAAGTGCGGCTGGGGTGCAGCGTGCACCTCCCATTTCATTTCATGGTACTGAAGCCAGGTCAGTGAAGGGGGCATTTCTGAGTGGGGGCAAGGGAGAAGACTCCCCCCTGTTTCCTTTCTTGCTTTAATTCCTTGCCACTGCCCTCCCCAAACTGTGAGGGTGAACTACCTGCAAACAGAGCACGTGGGGGAGAGCTGGGACAAGAGTGTTACCCTGCTAGCAGCCAGCATGTTGTGTAATCCTGGCAAGGGGACTCCAGGTCTAAAGGGTCCTCTGCAGATCTGATGCCCCAGGACAAACATTCAAGTCCATGGTTATTTTATAGACAGATCCAGAGGTCCTGTTTAGTGGGAATCTTACTGACATGCATCTCCTGGTGGCAAGCAAGCCACGTCTTCCCAGCTAGGGGATTTGAACAATTTGGTCAAGGACAGAGTGTCTTGGCCAGAGAGTAAAACCATTGCGTGTCTGGCCAAAACTACCCCATCGCAGGTGGGTTTAGTTACAGTTTGGAAATAAGACTATGATCTGTCCTTGGGAGAAGAAATTACTTTAAGGACACATTACCTCCTATTTCTAGGGAGCAGTTGACTTGGCCAGATCTGTGCCAGAGGGGGAAGCAGCCAGCAGGCAGAGACATACCTTTTCTTGGCAGTGGCTTCTTTGCTGAAGCCTTgtccgcagcagcttctctttcctCCCACCGTCTGATCTGTTCCTGCCTCATCTTGAAGAAGAGGATCTGCTTCTGCTCCTCACTGAGTTCTGCCAGTAGGTCAGGATCAATATACATGTCCGATAATATCTGTTTCAGCATGGCTGCAGGTTTCAGTTACACACGTTTGTGGCGATGATCTCCAGGGATCAAGTCCTCTTCCTGGCTTCGACAAGCAACAGTCCCTCCCCGCCTGAGCCTGGAGCAGGAATGCAGGCGTGCCAGAGTAATTAtacttgtgtctttttttttttagctcagaCTTCCTGCACAGACCAAAAAAGTAAATAAGTAGCTTAAAACCTGCTGTTAAGATTCCTTGAAATAAGAGGTGAGCTCAGCTCCCACACAGCCCGTGCCCACTCTGCAGGGAGAGCTGGCCAGAAGGGACGAGACCTGCAGTGGGGAGGTTGTGCTGATAGTCTGATAAACCCAGCTGATAGTATATCAAAGGAGAGAGAGCGCTGCCTGTTACAGTCATCAGAGGTGCGGTTTGGCTGTGCCCAAGCAAACATTCCTGCTGGGCAGGGAATCAATGAACCCATGACTAGACGGCTCCTCCTCCTTCCAAAGAGGAAAACTTTGATGATCAAAAGCCCAGCCTGCCTTGTTTTACTGAAGAAAGATGGGGTGggttttcagctctgcttttgaGGTGGGAGTGGGAATTTTCAGGTACTTCTGTCCATCAAAGGCAGCCTCACGGCAAGCCAAGGGAGTGCAAGTAGTGCAGCTGGTTCGAAGAAAGACAGCTGGGATGGTCACAGATGGGGAGCTGAGGCAGCTCCCAGTCTGACACATCTTGCTGATGCACCTTGCCCACGCCGGGAGCCTGGCATGGGCCATCCTGTCTGACAGGATGCAGCGGGGAGGTGCAGTGACCAGGAGCTGTGGATGAGCCttcctatttctgttttgtttctctgggtACTTTTCCCTATTAAAAATGTTAAGTTAATTCCAGAAGCATGGATCCGCTGCCCCAATTCTGTAttgcttttgtttaaacaaatggctttcttgatttaaaaaaaaaaaaggctttttttgggGTAGTGGTCTCATCTGGGCAATGCTTTCTGAGTACAGCAGAATTGTTCCAGCTCAGCAGCCAAAGGGGCTTGGGCTCTCCTTGAGCCATGGAGGGTGGCAGCTGTAGAAAGGGAAGAGCTTTTAGTAGGGAGGGTGTTAGTGAGCAGTCCCTCATCCCTTGGAGTACCTGAACTGTCTGTTAAACTGCAAAACTGGGGGACACTG
The sequence above is drawn from the Strix aluco isolate bStrAlu1 chromosome 4, bStrAlu1.hap1, whole genome shotgun sequence genome and encodes:
- the SH2D4A gene encoding SH2 domain-containing protein 4A isoform X1; translation: MLKQILSDMYIDPDLLAELSEEQKQILFFKMRQEQIRRWEEREAAADKASAKKPLPRKANGKSVTWKLGADNDVWVWVMGEHPSDKSYAAICEEIQAQRAKRLAREQGKEGRETDSSVTWSLHPQPGVLGETDLYRNKKSTVEEKKEGGRKTAAATTGKSQELAKKETRDVHQMLADCHVRKHGFQQVKEAQRRNSGEETTVHQEAIPQSHPSLESQRTLQKSDENEPEWQESLRKSKAADEKRRSLARQARDDYRRLSLQGIHRGKQADISKGATAGDRRPLQYPPLPPKPKLLPPVMANGRTIRKEGVQRTISNSTEENIIRWFKEEQFPLRAGYQKTTDMIAPWFHGILTSKKAEELLNKTVPGSFLVRISEKIKGYVLSYWSVEGCKHFLIDASSDSYSFLGVDQLQHSTLADLVDYHKDEPITSLGKELLLYPCGQEDQEPDYISLFE
- the SH2D4A gene encoding SH2 domain-containing protein 4A isoform X2, translated to MLKQILSDMYIDPDLLAELSEEQKQILFFKMRQEQIRRWEEREAAADKASAKKPLPRKANGKSVTWKLGADNDVWVWVMGEHPSDKSYAAICEEIQAQRAKRLAREQGKEGRETDSSVTWSLHPQPGVLGETDLYRNKKSTVEEKKEGGRKTAAATTGKSQELAKETRDVHQMLADCHVRKHGFQQVKEAQRRNSGEETTVHQEAIPQSHPSLESQRTLQKSDENEPEWQESLRKSKAADEKRRSLARQARDDYRRLSLQGIHRGKQADISKGATAGDRRPLQYPPLPPKPKLLPPVMANGRTIRKEGVQRTISNSTEENIIRWFKEEQFPLRAGYQKTTDMIAPWFHGILTSKKAEELLNKTVPGSFLVRISEKIKGYVLSYWSVEGCKHFLIDASSDSYSFLGVDQLQHSTLADLVDYHKDEPITSLGKELLLYPCGQEDQEPDYISLFE